Within Clostridia bacterium, the genomic segment GGCACACACATACTATGAAAACAACCGGCGTAGTGTTACACCGCCAAAAATTTTGGGTGGGGGTTTCAAGGTTTCTGGGCGGGGCTGACTGGGTGGCGGGATCCGGCTAGGCCATTTAAGCAGCCCTTCCTTGATTGTTTGACCAGCTTCCTTTTCTGGCCTCAGTAGCTTTATCAGTGTCTTACCTCCAGCTGAAGGGTGGAGCTAGATAACACATGGGGTAAATGACCGGGGAAGGTTGCTTGCTTTGCTGCCATACGGCAGGATTCCCCTCCCAGGTGCCGAATACTAATGCGAGACAGAGCATTCCTTAGGGATCGCGAGAATCTGGATGGATTCTTAGATACCTCGGCAAGCAAGGCGTGAGCTCGGCTACTGCAAGTTCCACCTCTGGTGACTGGAGAGATTCACGGGCTACTACTTACGAGCTCGTGGGTAGTGACCATTCCTGCCTTCTCGACGTGGGCCAAGATGGGGTCAAATAGGGGGTACAGCATGAGCAGCCAAAAGCTTAGCGGGTCGGCGCTTTTCTACTTGAGTCTCTATTGGTTCTCCATCAATTTTCACTGGGGTGCACTGCTGACGGTGGTGATCCCGGCGGAAGTGCTGCGCTTTGTTGCCGATGCCGAAAAGGCTAAATACCTGGGCCTGGTTTTCTTCGCTGGTGCTTTTATCGCCATGGTCACCCAGCCTATCATCGGAGCCATAAGCGACCGTTCCGGATCCACCTGGGGGAGGCGCCGGCCCTATATTTTGGCTGGTGGCCTGGCCAACTGCTTGGCCCTTTTGGGCATGGCCTACAGCCCCAAGCTATCCTGGTTCGTGGTGGCCTTCCTGCTAGTACAGTTTTTTAACAACGTTAGCGGTTCCGCTTACCAGGCGCTAATCCCGGATCTGGTCCCCGAGGATCAGCGCGGCACTGCCTCAGGGCTAATGGGGGTCATGACCATGCTGGGGACCATTCTCAGCCTGGGGCTGGCCGGAATCATGCTGGGGCAGGGGGCTCGCGTCCTCTTTTACTGGGTGATCGTAGGGATAATGATGGCGGGCATACTGGTGACCATGTTTAAGGTTAAGGAGATCCCTTATCGTTATCAGGAACCCTGGGTATTCCGCCAATTCTTGGCTTCCTTCTGGGTGAGCCCGCGCCAGTTTCCCGATTTTGCTTGGCTTTGGGTTTCCCGGGCTCTGATCATGCTGGGCTTCTATACCCTTCTCAACTTCTTGGAGTACTACCTAAAGGATGTCACCGGATTGGTGAAATTTATAGAGGCTACCACTGGGGTGGGGGCAGCGGTGATGGTGGGAGCAGCGGTGAGCACCTTCTTTTCCGGCTGGTTATCGGACCGGATTGGCCGCCGGATCATTGTCTTTACTGCGGGGATGTTAATGGGCGTGACCGCTCTCACTTTCCTGGCTGGGCCCGCTTATGAAGTGATTCTCGGCGTGGCGGTGGTGTTTGGGATTGGCTACGGGGCCTTCATCAGCGTCGACTGGGCTTTGGCGGTGGACGTCTTGCCATCGGCGCGAAGCGCCGGCAAGGATATGGGACTTTGGGGCATCTCGGTGACGCTGCCGCAGGTGATCGCTCCTTTAATTGGCGGCCAAGTGTTGTACTATTTCCATCCTTGGGGAGGCCACTGGGAATACAAAATCCTCTACCTGATCGCCTTTGCCTACTTCCTGGCCGGTTCCTTGGGGGTATGGAAGATCCGCAAGGCCAAATAGCTGAAGGGGGTTAAGGGGATGGCAGGGTCGGCCAGGGCACCGGTACGGGTGGCGGCAGTGGGATGGCAGCTGGGAGCAAGGGGGGAGGGGGAAGCAGCCGCTGCAGCTGAAGTTGGAGCTGGGACCGGGGCGGGGACCGGAGTGTGGATCGGGGCTGGGGCTGGGGTTGGGGCCGAGGCTGGCCCCAACGCTGGGGCCGGGACCCTGAGAAAAGAGATTGAGGCCAGGTTGCTGGCTGTCAAGGAGGCTGGAGCCCGGCTCGTGGTGCTGCCCGGGTATGCGGGGTCAATCTTGGCCAAGGTGCTAGCGGCAGGAAAAGATCTGGCCGGAACCAACGATGAGGTAGAAGCAACCGGTGCTTCCGTTGGCCAAGGGCCCACTTCGGGTCGCGCCCAGGGCCAGGTCCATGCGGCTGCGGTCGAGCCCATCCGCGATTTAGTAGTTTTCCCTGCCCAGGAAAAAGCGTATTTGGCCTGGGCTTCCGATTGGGCCCGGCGCTTAAGGGGATTCTTGGTGCCGGGGAGCGTGCTGGTAGCCGAAGGGAAAACCATCTATCACCAAGCTTACCTGCTTTCACCCGATGGGGAAGTGCTGGGGCGACAGAGGCAGACCCACCTGCGGGCAGCGGAGAGGGCGCGAGGTCTAGCTGCCGGGGA encodes:
- a CDS encoding carbon-nitrogen hydrolase family protein, giving the protein MAGSARAPVRVAAVGWQLGARGEGEAAAAAEVGAGTGAGTGVWIGAGAGVGAEAGPNAGAGTLRKEIEARLLAVKEAGARLVVLPGYAGSILAKVLAAGKDLAGTNDEVEATGASVGQGPTSGRAQGQVHAAAVEPIRDLVVFPAQEKAYLAWASDWARRLRGFLVPGSVLVAEGKTIYHQAYLLSPDGEVLGRQRQTHLRAAERARGLAAGEELLVFPTEIGSIGLVVGGDAWYPEVSRILTLQGADILVAPLTLLIPYPKERQWAGMWQEVQQNQTFAIECGLEGCLGGLEFHAQTAVMAPCEMTPGQTGYLGDPALISGQITAGRQTGILGPTLICDLDFSARQELIANYDILSLLNLDLYRRYFPGLYRLVLRNGGEGAGHE
- a CDS encoding MFS transporter, which produces MSSQKLSGSALFYLSLYWFSINFHWGALLTVVIPAEVLRFVADAEKAKYLGLVFFAGAFIAMVTQPIIGAISDRSGSTWGRRRPYILAGGLANCLALLGMAYSPKLSWFVVAFLLVQFFNNVSGSAYQALIPDLVPEDQRGTASGLMGVMTMLGTILSLGLAGIMLGQGARVLFYWVIVGIMMAGILVTMFKVKEIPYRYQEPWVFRQFLASFWVSPRQFPDFAWLWVSRALIMLGFYTLLNFLEYYLKDVTGLVKFIEATTGVGAAVMVGAAVSTFFSGWLSDRIGRRIIVFTAGMLMGVTALTFLAGPAYEVILGVAVVFGIGYGAFISVDWALAVDVLPSARSAGKDMGLWGISVTLPQVIAPLIGGQVLYYFHPWGGHWEYKILYLIAFAYFLAGSLGVWKIRKAK